A DNA window from Nitrospira sp. contains the following coding sequences:
- a CDS encoding 8-amino-7-oxononanoate synthase (MaGe:77309977), which yields MFQNRLQQLNDQSLIRRLHTLNSATGPTIQLAGRPVILLASNDYLGLATHPTVIQAAIQATERYGTGSGASRLVCGTLPPHAELEQALATFKRTPAALAYGSGYLANIGVIPSLIARGGQIFADRLCHASLIDGARLSRADLRIYRHRDMNHLESLLKRAGSRRPTLIVTDGLFSMDGDLAPLPELATLAQRFSAALYVDDAHGTGVMGPSGRGTLEHFGVEDRIPFHMGTLGKALGSSGAYVAGPADMIQYLVNTSRPFMFTTAPPPASAAAACAALTVLQQDPTRRARLWRNRDHLFTELTRLGFRLTDSTSPILPILIGQAEKALAFAEQLLAQGVYAPAIRPPTVPDGSSRIRVTVTAEHSPEQIDLALSAFERAGRSVGLL from the coding sequence ATGTTTCAAAACCGCCTCCAACAACTGAATGATCAATCGCTAATCCGGCGGCTGCACACGCTCAACTCTGCGACCGGGCCAACGATCCAACTCGCCGGACGCCCCGTCATCCTGCTGGCCTCCAACGACTACTTGGGGCTCGCCACTCATCCAACCGTCATTCAGGCCGCAATCCAGGCGACAGAACGCTATGGAACAGGATCGGGAGCATCCCGCTTAGTCTGCGGGACGCTCCCACCTCACGCGGAACTGGAACAAGCCCTTGCGACCTTTAAACGAACCCCAGCCGCATTGGCCTATGGATCGGGATATCTTGCAAATATAGGCGTCATTCCATCCCTCATTGCACGAGGCGGACAGATCTTCGCTGACCGACTTTGCCATGCCAGCCTCATCGATGGGGCACGTCTTAGTCGCGCCGACCTGCGGATTTACAGACATCGCGACATGAATCACCTTGAGTCTCTCCTCAAACGGGCAGGCTCTAGGCGGCCAACCCTCATCGTGACAGACGGATTGTTCAGCATGGACGGCGATCTGGCCCCGCTTCCCGAACTGGCCACTCTGGCTCAACGGTTCAGTGCGGCACTCTATGTCGACGACGCTCACGGCACTGGAGTGATGGGCCCATCAGGTCGTGGCACGCTTGAGCATTTCGGAGTCGAAGACCGGATTCCATTTCACATGGGCACCCTTGGCAAAGCCCTTGGCAGCAGCGGCGCCTATGTCGCCGGCCCTGCGGACATGATTCAATACCTGGTCAACACCAGCCGGCCCTTTATGTTTACAACCGCCCCGCCACCAGCTTCAGCGGCAGCGGCATGCGCCGCACTGACCGTACTCCAGCAAGATCCGACGCGGCGCGCGCGGCTATGGCGTAATCGCGACCATTTATTCACGGAGCTCACCCGCCTCGGCTTTCGTCTCACCGATTCCACCAGCCCCATTCTTCCCATTCTGATCGGTCAAGCCGAGAAGGCCCTCGCCTTTGCCGAGCAACTCCTGGCTCAAGGAGTCTACGCACCGGCAATCCGTCCGCCGACAGTCCCCGATGGATCCAGCCGCATTCGCGTAACCGTCACAGCTGAGCATTCCCCCGAACAGATTGACTTGGCGCTATCCGCATTTGAACGCGCAGGACGATCTGTAGGACTTCTCTAA